One segment of Campylobacter concisus DNA contains the following:
- a CDS encoding ABC transporter substrate-binding protein, protein MLSKTDKITASDRPKVLHIADGKNLFKVDGANTIIDEWISVAGGQNAVQKAGNMLEINAEEIPNMNPDVIIIGRAKAPEILKKIYENPIYADTNAVKK, encoded by the coding sequence GTGCTAAGTAAAACGGATAAGATCACTGCGTCAGATAGACCAAAAGTGCTTCACATAGCAGATGGCAAGAATTTATTTAAGGTTGACGGCGCAAATACGATCATAGACGAGTGGATAAGTGTCGCAGGCGGCCAAAACGCGGTTCAAAAAGCTGGAAATATGCTTGAAATCAATGCTGAAGAGATACCAAATATGAACCCTGATGTGATCATCATAGGCAGAGCTAAAGCTCCAGAAATTTTGAAAAAAATATATGAAAACCCTATCTACGCAGACACTAACGCTGTAAAAAAATAA
- a CDS encoding aryl-sulfate sulfotransferase produces the protein MKKTLSCVALASVLCSSAFAIGGPSGAKLDYAITGQIGEVVVNPYDTAPLTAVIKNGGYTLSNAKVTIVPKQGGQVISYKVADKHLRTHGGIPVFGMYPDYQNTVEVEYDKSYKGKTEHIKESYKIYAPAIYLESAGTPNQKGALFDKIEVTKPASAKFANRLYYVNNFVNKTGKGTKVVWNNPAGGAIEWNYSPNNFILDTKGEVRWYLEPSKIYDLKQPFHAGVMMGFKQNDDGAMTWGYGQRYAKYDIMGREIFNRELPASYNDFSHSMDVAQNGHYFLRVANADYKRADGKNVRTVRDVIVELDRDGNVVDDFRLYEILDPYRDIVLKTLDQGAVCLNIDAKKAGHTASSDELQSMDTHDKWGDIVGAGPGRNWAHVNSVDYDPSDDSIIISSRHQDAVIKIGRDKQVKWIMGAHKGWSDKFKDKLLQPVDSKGNKIVCEDEYSKCPGYESDKGGFDWQWTQHTAFRIDSKSKKGEIYLSVFDNGDTRGMEQPAIAGMKYSRAVVYKIDEKKKTVEQIWEYGKERGKEWYSSVTSLTQYQDDLDSVMVYSAVAGMQFDIAKGRPVGLPSPHIDEFEWGAKEPSIEIKMTNAMGYQAFPFSLQKAFEK, from the coding sequence TTCTGTGCTTTGCTCAAGCGCTTTTGCGATAGGCGGTCCAAGCGGAGCTAAACTTGACTACGCTATCACTGGGCAAATAGGCGAAGTAGTGGTAAATCCATACGACACTGCCCCACTTACAGCAGTCATCAAAAATGGCGGCTACACACTAAGCAATGCCAAAGTAACCATTGTGCCAAAACAAGGTGGTCAGGTGATAAGCTACAAAGTGGCTGACAAGCATCTTCGCACACATGGCGGCATCCCAGTTTTTGGCATGTATCCTGACTATCAAAACACCGTTGAGGTCGAATACGACAAGAGCTACAAAGGTAAGACCGAGCACATAAAAGAGAGCTATAAAATTTACGCCCCAGCTATCTACCTAGAGAGCGCTGGCACGCCAAATCAAAAGGGCGCGCTATTTGACAAGATCGAGGTTACTAAGCCAGCGAGCGCTAAATTTGCAAACCGCCTCTACTATGTAAATAACTTTGTAAATAAAACAGGCAAGGGCACAAAAGTAGTTTGGAACAACCCAGCTGGCGGTGCGATCGAGTGGAACTATAGCCCAAATAACTTCATCCTTGATACAAAAGGCGAGGTTAGATGGTACCTTGAGCCAAGCAAAATTTATGATCTTAAACAGCCATTTCACGCTGGCGTTATGATGGGCTTTAAGCAAAATGACGACGGCGCGATGACTTGGGGATATGGCCAAAGATACGCAAAATACGACATCATGGGTAGAGAAATTTTCAACCGTGAGCTACCAGCTAGCTACAACGACTTCTCTCACTCAATGGACGTAGCACAAAACGGACACTACTTCTTGCGCGTGGCAAATGCTGATTATAAAAGAGCTGATGGCAAAAACGTAAGAACCGTGCGCGACGTGATCGTCGAGCTTGACCGAGATGGCAACGTAGTTGATGACTTTAGGCTTTATGAAATTCTTGATCCTTACCGCGATATCGTGCTAAAAACGCTTGATCAAGGCGCAGTTTGCTTAAACATAGATGCTAAAAAAGCAGGCCACACAGCAAGCTCTGATGAGCTTCAGTCTATGGATACACACGATAAATGGGGCGATATAGTTGGAGCAGGTCCTGGACGTAACTGGGCTCACGTAAATAGCGTGGATTATGACCCAAGTGACGATAGCATCATCATCTCAAGCCGCCACCAAGACGCAGTCATCAAGATCGGCCGCGATAAACAAGTAAAATGGATCATGGGTGCTCACAAGGGTTGGAGCGATAAATTTAAAGATAAACTCCTCCAGCCAGTTGATAGCAAAGGCAACAAAATAGTCTGCGAAGATGAATACTCAAAATGCCCAGGATACGAGAGCGACAAAGGTGGCTTTGACTGGCAATGGACGCAACACACAGCATTTAGGATAGATAGCAAGTCTAAAAAAGGCGAAATTTACCTAAGTGTCTTTGACAACGGCGACACAAGGGGCATGGAGCAACCAGCCATCGCTGGCATGAAGTACTCTCGCGCGGTCGTTTATAAGATCGATGAAAAGAAAAAGACTGTTGAGCAAATTTGGGAGTACGGCAAAGAGCGTGGCAAAGAGTGGTATAGCTCGGTTACTAGCCTTACGCAGTATCAAGATGACCTTGATAGCGTGATGGTCTATTCAGCCGTTGCTGGCATGCAGTTTGACATCGCAAAAGGTCGCCCAGTAGGACTTCCTAGCCCACACATCGATGAGTTTGAGTGGGGCGCAAAAGAGCCTAGCATCGAGATAAAGATGACAAATGCTATGGGCTATCAGGCGTTTCCATTTAGCTTGCAAAAAGCTTTTGAGAAATAA